A stretch of Paenibacillus sp. URB8-2 DNA encodes these proteins:
- a CDS encoding RNA polymerase sigma factor, with product MTDSQLIQLIKQGNTELYSELMRRYQRKILAFVYHMLKNSQMELIAEDLCSETFYKAFRSLHSFREVDASFSTWLYTIARNTVLSELRKHRVGNVSLEESGYTPVAPLEVAPEQAVLRNERMNLVRKAINNLPEKQRSALILREYDQMDYQEIATILDQSVSSVKSLLFRARSSVKLQLESYFYEPAYDEQPERMKSQ from the coding sequence ATGACGGATTCCCAGTTAATCCAGCTGATCAAGCAGGGAAATACCGAACTTTATTCAGAACTCATGCGACGTTATCAACGCAAAATCCTGGCATTTGTCTATCACATGCTAAAGAACTCCCAGATGGAGCTCATCGCCGAAGATCTCTGTTCCGAAACGTTCTACAAGGCTTTTCGCAGCCTTCATTCCTTTCGTGAAGTTGACGCCTCCTTTTCCACATGGCTGTACACCATCGCACGCAATACCGTGCTCAGCGAGCTGCGGAAGCACCGCGTAGGCAATGTGTCGCTTGAAGAAAGCGGCTATACGCCTGTTGCACCGCTGGAAGTGGCGCCGGAGCAGGCTGTACTGCGTAATGAACGGATGAATCTCGTACGCAAAGCGATCAACAATCTCCCGGAGAAACAGCGTTCCGCGCTGATTTTACGGGAGTATGACCAAATGGATTACCAGGAAATTGCGACGATTCTTGATCAGAGCGTAAGCTCGGTCAAATCGTTGTTGTTCCGCGCAAGAAGCAGCGTAAAGCTTCAGCTTGAGTCCTATTTTTATGAACCTGCTTATGATGAACAGCCTGAGAGGATGAAAAGCCAATGA
- a CDS encoding zf-HC2 domain-containing protein encodes MNCREAQNLIPLLWDAPPDKRERKALLQHISQCSYCSAEWEMWEESGRLIQDMKVSVSDERAEAVNARVMERIYLESPWLMPGDGKSPGKPGIFRRRISLWIACFLAVFLCSFLYFTLVQTPDNTTMAQSGIVPTGVAGSTGDWQSVYPVDSGGSEIVEPLVVSMGPTHPQYWMVLSMLGIGLSIFSLTRLNRYRRH; translated from the coding sequence ATGAACTGTAGAGAAGCGCAGAATCTGATTCCGCTTCTTTGGGATGCTCCTCCCGATAAAAGGGAGCGCAAAGCTTTATTGCAGCATATCTCTCAGTGCTCCTATTGTTCTGCCGAATGGGAGATGTGGGAAGAAAGCGGCCGGCTGATCCAGGACATGAAGGTTTCGGTCAGCGACGAACGAGCCGAGGCTGTCAACGCGCGCGTAATGGAACGAATATATCTGGAAAGCCCTTGGCTGATGCCGGGTGACGGCAAGTCGCCCGGCAAGCCCGGAATTTTCCGGCGGCGGATCAGCTTGTGGATCGCCTGTTTTCTGGCGGTGTTCCTGTGCAGCTTCCTCTACTTTACATTGGTGCAGACGCCGGACAACACCACTATGGCGCAGAGCGGAATTGTACCGACCGGCGTCGCCGGATCAACCGGTGATTGGCAGTCCGTCTATCCGGTCGATTCCGGAGGCAGCGAGATTGTCGAGCCTCTCGTCGTGAGCATGGGGCCAACCCATCCGCAGTATTGGATGGTACTGTCCATGCTGGGAATTGGCTTATCCATCTTTTCGTTAACCCGGCTTAACCGGTACCGCAGACATTGA